The following proteins come from a genomic window of Elusimicrobiota bacterium:
- a CDS encoding cytochrome c — translation MSVKELLLTRYFTLRNLFVGGNVVLVLLLAAAVVKDQRREWKEVQKEFYAREFKRLKEEKKNTPDAAHVDKHLALLRGQGIKLRQLMVPALDRYDRCITCHLGYDTGIAPTQTTVYDDPPHKARPSAIHASHPADKFGCTVCHEGQGLATTARAAHGPVKHWEEPMRKGAVLEASCAKCHSNLWDAAAMPFTDNWRKGEALFQKIGCIGCHQIHGQGGPISVDLAEETADKPLSRIDFSFTGLPHEDRTLENWIRLHFVKDPWTLVPGDPEGLHNDEPVPPSGMPFFSLSAEEADALTTYVLSLGGDRIPAEFLAPASPRPAPVFRNAIERGRAVYVKYGCGGCHAPDGTGGIRNFNYVNDTEPNLVKVVGTYTRHELQEKIEKGVSPVDKKDPKGPTPSLYMPGWKEKIKGQEMDDLLTYLFSIAEKDEDW, via the coding sequence ATGAGCGTCAAGGAATTGCTCCTCACGCGCTATTTCACCCTGCGCAACCTCTTCGTGGGCGGCAACGTCGTCCTCGTTCTGCTGTTGGCGGCGGCCGTGGTGAAGGACCAGCGCCGGGAATGGAAAGAGGTTCAAAAGGAATTTTACGCCCGGGAATTCAAGCGCCTGAAAGAGGAAAAAAAGAACACCCCCGACGCCGCCCACGTGGACAAGCACCTCGCCCTGCTGCGCGGCCAGGGCATCAAATTGCGTCAGTTGATGGTGCCCGCGTTGGACCGCTACGACCGATGCATCACCTGTCACTTGGGTTACGACACGGGGATCGCCCCGACGCAAACCACCGTTTACGACGACCCCCCGCACAAGGCGCGGCCCAGCGCGATCCACGCGTCCCACCCGGCGGATAAATTCGGTTGCACGGTGTGCCACGAGGGCCAGGGCCTGGCGACCACGGCGCGGGCCGCCCACGGCCCCGTCAAGCATTGGGAAGAACCGATGAGGAAGGGCGCGGTGCTGGAAGCCTCCTGCGCGAAGTGCCACAGCAATCTGTGGGACGCCGCGGCCATGCCCTTCACGGACAACTGGCGCAAGGGCGAGGCCCTTTTCCAGAAAATCGGCTGCATCGGCTGCCACCAGATCCACGGCCAGGGCGGCCCCATCTCCGTGGACTTGGCCGAGGAAACCGCCGACAAGCCCCTTTCCCGGATTGATTTCAGCTTCACGGGCCTTCCCCACGAGGACCGGACGCTGGAAAATTGGATTCGGCTGCACTTCGTGAAGGACCCGTGGACCCTTGTTCCCGGCGACCCGGAAGGCCTGCACAACGACGAGCCGGTGCCCCCGTCGGGCATGCCGTTCTTCAGCCTGTCCGCCGAAGAGGCCGACGCCTTGACGACGTACGTGTTGTCCCTCGGCGGGGACCGCATCCCGGCCGAATTCCTGGCCCCGGCGAGCCCCCGCCCCGCGCCGGTGTTCCGCAACGCCATCGAGCGCGGCCGCGCGGTGTACGTGAAATACGGCTGCGGCGGCTGCCACGCCCCCGACGGGACCGGGGGGATCCGCAATTTCAACTACGTCAACGACACGGAACCCAATTTGGTGAAGGTCGTCGGCACCTACACCCGTCACGAGCTCCAGGAGAAAATCGAGAAAGGCGTGTCGCCCGTGGACAAAAAAGATCCCAAGGGCCCGACCCCCTCCCTGTACATGCCGGGGTGGAAGGAAAAGATCAAAGGCCAGGAGATGGACGACCTGTTGACCTATCTGTTCAGCATTGCGGAAAAAGACGAGGACTGGTAA
- a CDS encoding NIL domain-containing protein, with the protein MKRRVHLIFPKDLVQKPLTWELSKKFDIVFNVRRAKITETAGESVLELEGDAALLDAATAWLKSQGVKVESVTHDTLEG; encoded by the coding sequence ATGAAACGTCGGGTTCACCTCATTTTTCCCAAGGATCTCGTGCAAAAGCCCCTCACCTGGGAGCTGTCCAAAAAATTTGACATCGTGTTCAACGTCCGTCGCGCGAAGATCACCGAAACCGCGGGGGAGAGCGTGCTGGAGCTGGAAGGCGACGCCGCCCTCCTCGACGCCGCCACCGCGTGGCTCAAAAGCCAGGGGGTCAAAGTGGAATCCGTGACCCACGACACGCTGGAGGGTTGA
- a CDS encoding response regulator, with product MPRVLVADDEANIRELARAVLERGGYSVVETATGPATLELLLREKVDMLLLDVMLPGLDGHSILLKMSANASLKNLPVIVVTALEFTQDMFSKFNQVKGFLSKPFTPQDLEQAARQVAPVSL from the coding sequence ATGCCCCGTGTCCTCGTCGCGGACGACGAAGCAAACATTCGTGAACTCGCCCGGGCCGTCCTTGAGCGGGGGGGCTACTCGGTTGTGGAAACCGCCACCGGGCCGGCCACGCTGGAGCTGTTGCTCCGGGAAAAAGTGGACATGCTCCTCCTGGACGTGATGTTGCCCGGACTCGACGGCCACTCGATCCTTCTGAAAATGTCGGCGAACGCGTCCCTCAAAAACTTGCCGGTCATCGTTGTGACGGCGTTGGAGTTCACCCAAGACATGTTTTCAAAATTCAACCAAGTGAAGGGTTTCCTCTCGAAGCCTTTCACGCCCCAAGACCTCGAACAGGCGGCGCGCCAGGTGGCGCCCGTTTCCCTTTAA
- a CDS encoding threonine synthase yields the protein MSTKIKGLKCKECGELYPAKAIHVCEFCFGPLEVDYNYDFIKRSLTRAKIESGPHTLWRYWDLLPVDTDNVVSIHEGMTPLFHAKNLGRALGLNNLFIKNDSVNPTYSFKDRVVSVALSRARELGFDTVACASTGNLAGAVAAYGASAGFKTFVFMPADLEAGKIVGAGVYDPVIVGVRGNYDEVNRLCAEVADTHKWAFVNVNLRPYYSEGSKTLGFETAEQLNWRAPDHCVVPAASGSLLTKIHKGLKEFEMLGLIPKHKTRMSVAQAEGCAPVATAIREKTDVVRPVRPRTIAKSLAIGNPADGPYASRIVMDTHGATDTATDDEIVEGIRLLARTEGLFTETAGGVTVAVLKKLAASGRISTDELVVAYITGNGFKTMEAVAGRVAPVHEIAPHLAEFRGLYERLARPPV from the coding sequence ATGTCGACGAAAATCAAAGGCTTGAAATGCAAGGAATGCGGGGAACTCTACCCCGCCAAGGCCATCCACGTCTGCGAGTTTTGTTTCGGGCCTTTGGAGGTCGATTACAATTACGATTTCATCAAGCGGTCCCTGACCCGGGCCAAAATCGAGTCCGGCCCCCACACCCTGTGGCGGTACTGGGACCTGCTTCCGGTGGACACCGACAACGTCGTCTCGATCCACGAGGGCATGACGCCGCTCTTCCACGCCAAAAACCTCGGCCGCGCCCTGGGCCTCAACAACCTCTTTATAAAAAACGATTCCGTGAACCCCACCTATTCTTTTAAAGACCGGGTGGTGAGCGTCGCCCTTTCGCGCGCGCGGGAGTTGGGTTTCGACACGGTGGCCTGCGCCTCCACGGGCAACCTGGCGGGCGCGGTGGCGGCCTACGGGGCGTCGGCGGGGTTCAAGACTTTCGTCTTCATGCCGGCCGATTTGGAGGCGGGCAAGATCGTCGGCGCGGGGGTTTACGATCCCGTGATTGTGGGCGTGCGCGGCAACTACGACGAAGTCAACCGCCTCTGCGCCGAAGTGGCCGACACGCACAAGTGGGCCTTCGTCAACGTGAACCTCCGCCCCTACTATTCGGAGGGGTCCAAAACCCTCGGGTTTGAGACCGCCGAACAACTCAACTGGCGGGCCCCCGACCACTGCGTCGTGCCCGCCGCGTCGGGGTCCCTGTTGACCAAGATCCACAAAGGCTTGAAAGAGTTCGAAATGTTGGGGCTCATTCCCAAGCACAAGACGCGCATGTCCGTCGCCCAGGCCGAGGGCTGCGCCCCCGTGGCCACGGCCATTCGTGAAAAAACCGACGTCGTTCGTCCGGTCCGCCCCCGCACGATCGCCAAATCCCTGGCCATCGGGAACCCCGCGGACGGGCCCTACGCCTCCCGCATCGTGATGGACACCCACGGCGCCACCGACACCGCCACCGACGACGAAATCGTCGAGGGCATCCGTCTTTTGGCCCGCACGGAGGGCCTTTTCACCGAAACGGCCGGCGGCGTGACCGTGGCCGTGTTGAAAAAGCTCGCGGCGAGTGGTAGGATCTCCACCGACGAGCTCGTGGTGGCTTACATCACGGGCAACGGTTTCAAAACGATGGAGGCCGTCGCCGGGCGCGTGGCGCCCGTGCACGAGATCGCGCCGCACCTCGCGGAATTCCGCGGGCTCTACGAACGCCTCGCGCGGCCCCCCGTTTGA
- a CDS encoding Rieske 2Fe-2S domain-containing protein, which translates to MSEPTNEPKDSAPLLNPELTRRGLLAGAWAAFGAFVAGSLGASARFMLPNVLYEPSQRFKMGKALDLPLGVTINKKERVWVVRDEKGVYALWSRCTHLGCTPNWFPAESRFRCPCHGSNFNVDGDVVAGPAPKPLWRCAVDVTPDGDLVIDKSQMENRPGFREKGAFHLVV; encoded by the coding sequence ATGTCCGAACCCACGAACGAACCCAAAGACAGCGCCCCTCTTTTAAACCCGGAGCTGACCCGCCGCGGCTTGCTGGCCGGGGCCTGGGCGGCTTTCGGCGCCTTTGTGGCGGGCAGTCTGGGCGCCAGCGCGCGCTTCATGCTCCCGAACGTCCTCTACGAACCCTCGCAACGGTTCAAAATGGGGAAAGCCCTCGACCTGCCCCTGGGCGTCACGATCAACAAAAAAGAACGGGTGTGGGTCGTCCGGGACGAAAAAGGCGTTTACGCCCTTTGGTCCCGCTGCACCCACCTGGGGTGCACCCCGAACTGGTTCCCCGCGGAATCGCGGTTCCGCTGCCCCTGTCACGGCTCTAATTTTAATGTCGACGGCGACGTGGTCGCGGGCCCCGCGCCCAAGCCCCTGTGGCGCTGCGCGGTGGATGTGACCCCCGACGGCGATCTCGTGATCGATAAATCCCAAATGGAAAACCGCCCCGGGTTCCGTGAAAAGGGCGCCTTCCACCTGGTCGTCTGA
- a CDS encoding HNH endonuclease encodes MSSDVLVLNRRFYAIHVTSLKRALTLLYLDHAQVVDAEYRTYTFDDWRALSASRAEHPTGVIRTQRFSLAIPEVIALRVFDRLPQSQVKFTRRNIYDHYGHRCCYCGEKFSTENLNLDHVVPRSREGSTTWENIVTSCIPCNLKKANRTPAEAGMRLLIQPTRPRWKGPASLVFKSNFKVRQSWQRFVDNAYWHSELER; translated from the coding sequence GTGAGTTCGGACGTTCTGGTCCTTAACCGGCGTTTCTACGCCATCCATGTCACCTCGCTCAAGCGGGCGTTGACACTGCTTTACCTCGACCACGCCCAGGTGGTCGACGCGGAGTACCGCACCTACACCTTCGACGATTGGCGCGCCCTCTCCGCCTCCCGCGCCGAACACCCCACCGGCGTCATCCGCACGCAGCGGTTTTCCTTGGCGATCCCCGAAGTGATCGCTTTGCGCGTTTTCGACCGGTTGCCCCAGAGTCAAGTCAAATTCACCCGCCGCAACATCTACGACCATTACGGGCATCGTTGTTGTTACTGCGGGGAGAAATTCTCCACCGAAAATTTGAACCTCGATCACGTGGTTCCGCGCAGCCGCGAAGGGTCGACCACCTGGGAAAACATCGTCACCTCCTGCATCCCCTGCAACCTCAAAAAGGCCAATCGGACCCCGGCGGAAGCGGGCATGCGGTTGCTGATTCAGCCCACGCGCCCCCGCTGGAAAGGGCCGGCGTCCCTCGTCTTTAAATCCAATTTCAAAGTGCGCCAGTCCTGGCAGCGGTTCGTGGACAACGCCTACTGGCACAGCGAGTTGGAGCGCTGA
- a CDS encoding cytochrome bc complex cytochrome b subunit, giving the protein MLSLQEAKDKLINSQIWRSMFRGGTWKDTSRDRAQHILGNVWLHLHPARIRQRAVRFTYTWGLGGLSFGLFMILTLTGLLLMFYYRPSVELAYRDIKDLEFAVSLGVFLRNLHRWSAHTMVLLVILHMVRVFLTGAYKTPREFNWGIGVVLLVVTLFLSFTGYLLPWDQLALWAVTVGTNMASATPFAGAEGPFSNLLGVTNANDARFALLGGTSVGANTLIRFYVLHCVAVPFVAGVLMIVHFWRIRKDGFSAAPLPGDAPEKKMEVWPNLVVREYIGAVLMLVFLIAWSILQNAPLEELANPGVTPNPSKAPWYFLGLQELLVYFDPWLAGVVLPGVIAMGLMAIPYIDPDAKRGVGYYSIKERPFASTVFLFGIALWFLLIFIGTVLRGPNWSWYWPWESWEIHKALPPPSWSLILVDLTDKAGVFFTSQKTPGVRVPGFLGIAAALAAAGGLIGAYFGAGLALPRLIKKEWSFRRALWVTAVASLFVGVAAKVGHVFLRHHDFIGKNIPQFGPTEIAYVAVVLFIVVVIGFLLPQKYLRASPLSPVQYVTTMLLLLMMLGVILKMGARMGFNIKYILSLPSINLNL; this is encoded by the coding sequence ATGCTCTCCCTCCAAGAAGCCAAAGACAAACTCATCAACAGCCAGATCTGGCGCTCCATGTTCCGGGGCGGCACCTGGAAAGACACCTCCCGCGACCGCGCCCAGCACATTCTGGGCAACGTCTGGCTGCACCTGCACCCGGCGCGCATTCGCCAGCGCGCGGTGCGTTTCACTTACACCTGGGGTCTGGGCGGGCTCTCCTTCGGCCTCTTCATGATCCTCACCCTCACCGGTCTCCTTTTGATGTTTTATTACCGGCCCTCCGTCGAATTGGCCTACCGGGACATCAAAGACCTGGAATTCGCCGTGTCCCTCGGCGTTTTCCTCCGCAATTTGCACCGCTGGAGCGCCCACACCATGGTGCTGTTGGTGATCCTGCACATGGTCCGCGTGTTCCTGACGGGGGCCTACAAAACCCCGCGCGAATTCAACTGGGGAATCGGGGTCGTTCTTTTGGTGGTGACGCTCTTCCTCTCGTTCACCGGGTACCTGTTGCCCTGGGACCAGCTCGCCCTCTGGGCCGTCACCGTCGGCACCAACATGGCGAGCGCGACCCCCTTTGCGGGGGCCGAGGGCCCCTTCTCCAATTTGCTGGGCGTGACCAACGCCAACGACGCCCGCTTCGCGCTCTTGGGCGGCACGTCCGTGGGCGCCAACACGCTCATTCGCTTTTACGTTCTGCACTGCGTGGCTGTCCCGTTCGTGGCCGGCGTGCTCATGATCGTCCACTTCTGGCGGATTCGCAAAGACGGTTTCTCCGCGGCGCCGCTCCCCGGGGACGCGCCCGAGAAGAAGATGGAAGTCTGGCCCAATTTGGTTGTTCGCGAATACATCGGCGCGGTGTTGATGCTGGTGTTCTTGATCGCCTGGTCGATCCTTCAGAACGCCCCCCTGGAAGAACTGGCGAATCCGGGCGTGACCCCGAACCCGTCCAAGGCCCCCTGGTACTTCCTGGGCCTGCAAGAGTTGTTGGTGTATTTTGATCCGTGGCTGGCCGGGGTCGTTCTGCCCGGGGTGATCGCCATGGGCCTCATGGCCATTCCCTACATCGATCCGGACGCCAAGCGGGGCGTCGGTTACTACTCCATCAAGGAACGGCCCTTCGCCAGCACGGTATTTCTCTTCGGCATCGCCCTCTGGTTCCTCCTGATTTTCATCGGGACCGTGTTGCGCGGTCCGAACTGGAGCTGGTACTGGCCCTGGGAGTCCTGGGAGATTCACAAAGCCCTTCCCCCGCCGTCCTGGAGCCTCATTCTCGTCGACTTGACGGACAAGGCGGGCGTCTTCTTCACGAGCCAGAAAACGCCGGGGGTCCGCGTTCCCGGTTTCTTGGGCATCGCCGCGGCCCTGGCCGCCGCCGGCGGGTTGATCGGCGCCTATTTCGGGGCCGGCCTGGCCTTGCCCCGGCTGATCAAGAAAGAGTGGTCTTTCCGACGGGCGTTGTGGGTGACCGCGGTCGCCTCCCTTTTCGTGGGCGTGGCGGCGAAGGTCGGCCACGTTTTTCTCCGTCATCACGATTTCATCGGGAAAAACATTCCCCAATTCGGCCCGACGGAAATCGCCTACGTGGCGGTGGTGTTGTTCATCGTCGTGGTCATCGGGTTCCTTCTGCCCCAGAAATATCTGCGCGCGTCGCCCTTGAGCCCCGTGCAGTACGTCACCACCATGCTCCTGCTTTTGATGATGCTGGGGGTGATCCTTAAAATGGGCGCCCGGATGGGCTTTAACATCAAGTACATTCTCAGTTTGCCGTCGATCAATTTGAACCTATGA
- a CDS encoding MoaD/ThiS family protein produces the protein MAAKVRIPAPLRRLTKDQAVVDVEGATVGEIIANLDKGFPGLKERLCDETGQIRRFINVFVNGEDIRFKDGAKTTVAAGAEVSIVPAIAGGVSALSTGAAPCHRSAARMTGGVSALSTGAAPCHRSAARRTGGR, from the coding sequence ATGGCCGCCAAAGTTCGCATCCCCGCCCCGCTGCGCCGTTTGACCAAAGACCAAGCCGTGGTCGACGTGGAGGGCGCGACCGTCGGCGAAATCATCGCCAACCTGGACAAGGGGTTCCCCGGCCTGAAAGAACGACTCTGCGACGAAACCGGCCAAATCCGCCGGTTCATCAACGTCTTCGTCAACGGCGAGGACATCCGCTTCAAGGACGGCGCCAAGACCACCGTGGCCGCCGGCGCCGAGGTCAGCATCGTCCCGGCGATTGCGGGCGGGGTTTCGGCCCTCTCAACAGGGGCCGCGCCCTGTCATCGGAGCGCCGCGCGGATGACGGGCGGGGTTTCGGCCCTCTCAACAGGGGCCGCGCCCTGTCATCGGAGCGCCGCGCGGAGGACGGGGGGCCGATGA
- a CDS encoding FAD-dependent monooxygenase has translation MAEEKFDAIVVGAGPAGTAAAITMARAGLNVVLLERGDVPGAKNVQGAVLYTKMLDEIVPGFWKEDGNPMERPITEQKIWVLSKDSAFQVGFKSEKWLQEPHNCYTIIRANFDKWFSKKAEEAGAQLFTGVTVREGIKKDGKVVGVKTSEGDELYADVVIAADGVNSLLAQSLGLLDEWSSDEVALGVKEVLALPREKLEDRFNLERGEGTTIEMFGDNTQGMLGYTFLYTNKESISFGIGAKLSHFQKTGVRPPDLLEYAKNHPMVRRLLKDAKPLEYSAHLIPEGGYNSMPPLYADGFLIAGDAAQMVNPSHREGSNLAMSAGRMAGETVIEAKKKGNFSAATLSAYQTKLRNSFILPDLFDHKDLEPLIEKHMELVNQGPELLAQAALDYFAVDGRARRDVQKAILQRVMRNPAVKELAKTELTLKNEFTLMKLALKMRVLLWKMTHGG, from the coding sequence GTGGCTGAGGAAAAATTCGACGCGATCGTGGTCGGGGCCGGCCCCGCCGGCACCGCGGCGGCCATCACCATGGCGCGCGCCGGGCTCAACGTGGTTTTGCTCGAGAGGGGCGATGTCCCCGGAGCCAAAAACGTGCAGGGCGCCGTGCTGTACACCAAGATGCTCGATGAGATCGTCCCCGGGTTCTGGAAGGAGGACGGGAACCCCATGGAGCGGCCGATCACCGAACAGAAAATTTGGGTTCTCTCCAAAGACTCCGCCTTCCAAGTGGGTTTCAAATCCGAAAAATGGTTGCAGGAACCCCACAACTGCTACACCATCATCCGGGCCAACTTCGACAAATGGTTTTCCAAGAAAGCCGAGGAGGCGGGCGCCCAGCTCTTCACGGGCGTGACCGTCCGGGAAGGCATCAAAAAAGACGGCAAAGTGGTCGGCGTCAAAACCAGCGAGGGGGACGAACTTTACGCGGATGTGGTGATCGCCGCGGACGGCGTCAATTCCCTCTTGGCCCAAAGCCTGGGCCTTTTGGACGAGTGGAGTTCCGACGAAGTGGCCCTGGGGGTCAAAGAGGTCCTGGCGTTGCCGCGGGAAAAGCTGGAAGACCGATTTAATCTCGAGCGGGGGGAAGGCACCACCATCGAGATGTTCGGCGACAACACCCAGGGCATGCTCGGCTACACGTTCCTGTACACGAACAAAGAATCCATTTCCTTCGGCATCGGCGCCAAACTGTCCCATTTCCAGAAAACAGGCGTCCGGCCTCCGGATCTTTTGGAGTACGCCAAGAACCACCCCATGGTCCGACGTCTGTTGAAAGACGCGAAGCCCCTGGAATACTCCGCCCACCTCATTCCCGAGGGGGGCTACAACTCGATGCCGCCGCTTTACGCCGACGGGTTTTTGATCGCCGGCGACGCGGCCCAGATGGTCAACCCCTCCCACCGCGAGGGGTCGAACCTGGCCATGTCCGCCGGTCGCATGGCCGGGGAAACCGTGATCGAGGCGAAAAAGAAGGGGAATTTCTCGGCGGCGACCCTGTCGGCCTACCAAACCAAATTGCGCAATTCGTTTATCCTCCCCGATCTTTTCGACCACAAAGATCTGGAACCTCTGATCGAGAAGCACATGGAGCTCGTCAACCAAGGCCCGGAGCTGTTGGCCCAGGCGGCCTTGGACTATTTCGCGGTGGACGGACGCGCCCGGCGGGATGTGCAAAAGGCGATCCTTCAACGGGTGATGCGCAACCCCGCCGTCAAGGAACTGGCCAAGACCGAATTGACCCTTAAAAACGAATTCACCCTGATGAAACTCGCGCTCAAGATGCGCGTGCTTCTCTGGAAAATGACCCACGGGGGATAA
- a CDS encoding response regulator, which translates to MSGTVLIVEDDPSIREVMAEALAAQGHSAMVAASGEEALTLLEIRPVDLVIMDLRMPGMNGVETAIAMKHRWPHRPIILCTVCEEWRVRDHIGRSIQAYLPKPFTFHQLKDTVETTLAGVS; encoded by the coding sequence ATGAGCGGCACGGTCCTGATCGTCGAAGACGACCCCTCCATCCGGGAGGTGATGGCGGAGGCGTTGGCGGCCCAGGGCCACAGCGCCATGGTGGCGGCCTCGGGCGAAGAGGCTTTGACGCTCCTGGAGATCCGCCCCGTGGACTTGGTGATCATGGACCTGCGCATGCCCGGGATGAACGGCGTCGAAACCGCCATCGCCATGAAGCACCGTTGGCCCCACCGCCCCATCATCCTGTGCACCGTGTGCGAGGAGTGGCGGGTCCGCGATCACATCGGACGGTCCATCCAGGCCTACCTGCCCAAACCCTTCACCTTCCACCAACTCAAGGACACCGTCGAAACCACCCTCGCCGGGGTTTCTTGA
- a CDS encoding 4Fe-4S dicluster domain-containing protein, translated as MNVDEKLGTLTYKADHQAHITIKSADVCHDRCHDRPCTTICPAQVYRWEDPQKKLVVSFENCIECGACRMLCPFDNIQCHWPRGGFGVQYRYG; from the coding sequence GTGAACGTCGATGAAAAGCTCGGGACGCTGACCTACAAGGCGGACCACCAGGCGCACATCACCATCAAAAGCGCGGACGTGTGCCACGACCGTTGCCACGACCGCCCCTGCACGACGATCTGCCCCGCCCAGGTGTACCGGTGGGAAGACCCCCAAAAGAAACTCGTCGTCTCCTTTGAAAATTGCATCGAATGCGGCGCCTGCCGCATGCTCTGCCCCTTCGACAACATCCAATGCCACTGGCCCCGGGGCGGTTTTGGGGTCCAGTACCGCTACGGCTAA